The Watersipora subatra chromosome 1, tzWatSuba1.1, whole genome shotgun sequence genome has a window encoding:
- the LOC137408499 gene encoding cytochrome b5-like isoform X1, with protein MASPKIFRLEEIKEHNNGKSAWLIIHDKVYDVTKFLDEHPGGEEVLLEQAGQDSTESFEDVGHSTDARELMKDYYLGELHEDDRVAKTTPPLSTANPSSSPLSSGSWTSYLLPLGIAIIIAVSVKLFTSSSA; from the exons ATGGCTTCTCCAAAAATATTTAGATTGGAAGAAATTAAAGAACACAATAACGGCAAGTCTGCTTGGCTGATCATACATGACAAAGTGTATGATGTCACCAAATTTTTAGACGAG CATCCTGGAGGAGAAGAGGTGCTTCTGGAACAAGCCG GGCAAGATTCCACAGAATCTTTTGAAGATGTCGGACATTCCACAGATGCTAGAGAACTTATGAAGGATTATTACTTGGGAGAATTGCATGAG GATGATAGAGTCGCGAAGACAACACCA cCTCTGAGTACCGCTAATCCTAGCTCATCTCCCCTTTCTAGTGG ATCTTGGACCTCCTACCTTTTGCCTCTTGGAATAGCTATCATCATAGCGGTATCTGTTAAACTGTTCACCTCCTCGTCTGCCTAA
- the LOC137408499 gene encoding cytochrome b5-like isoform X2 — translation MASPKIFRLEEIKEHNNGKSAWLIIHDKVYDVTKFLDEHPGGEEVLLEQAGQDSTESFEDVGHSTDARELMKDYYLGELHEDDRVAKTTPPLSTANPSSSPLSSGEQWSCVII, via the exons ATGGCTTCTCCAAAAATATTTAGATTGGAAGAAATTAAAGAACACAATAACGGCAAGTCTGCTTGGCTGATCATACATGACAAAGTGTATGATGTCACCAAATTTTTAGACGAG CATCCTGGAGGAGAAGAGGTGCTTCTGGAACAAGCCG GGCAAGATTCCACAGAATCTTTTGAAGATGTCGGACATTCCACAGATGCTAGAGAACTTATGAAGGATTATTACTTGGGAGAATTGCATGAG GATGATAGAGTCGCGAAGACAACACCA cCTCTGAGTACCGCTAATCCTAGCTCATCTCCCCTTTCTAGTGG AGAGCAGTGGAGTTGTGTAATTATATAG